The following are from one region of the Alicyclobacillus fastidiosus genome:
- a CDS encoding patatin-like phospholipase family protein, whose product MHERKVGLALGSGGAKGFAHIGVIAALTDHGVPIHAVAGSSMGSLVGAVYAMGTPPRMLRGLAVSLKRRHWLDFTVPKMGLIQGERVRHLVGLLTRNATFEETAIPLAIVATEMISRQPVVFRAGNIAEAVRASISIPGVFVPVVREGAVYVDGGVLERVPSGAAWDLGCDVVIGVDVGVTPVGSVPTSIMDVIMQSLEMMQAQACNQVERLATLTITPPVSKIGTAQFTRAPEAIELGYAATVERLSEIQALLQGDDEPALPNATRLRE is encoded by the coding sequence GTGCACGAGCGAAAGGTCGGACTTGCGTTGGGGTCCGGTGGTGCTAAAGGGTTCGCACACATTGGCGTGATCGCAGCACTGACCGATCACGGCGTGCCCATCCACGCCGTCGCCGGCTCCAGCATGGGGAGTCTCGTCGGGGCCGTCTACGCGATGGGAACGCCGCCGCGGATGCTTCGGGGACTTGCCGTGAGTCTCAAACGGCGTCACTGGCTCGACTTTACCGTGCCGAAAATGGGGCTTATCCAAGGTGAGCGCGTCCGACATCTCGTCGGCTTGCTCACGCGCAATGCCACGTTTGAGGAGACGGCGATTCCGCTTGCTATCGTCGCGACCGAGATGATTTCGCGCCAACCAGTCGTCTTTCGCGCTGGAAATATCGCCGAAGCCGTCCGCGCCAGCATCTCGATTCCCGGCGTGTTCGTTCCGGTGGTGCGAGAGGGGGCCGTCTACGTCGACGGCGGCGTGCTCGAGCGCGTGCCCTCTGGGGCGGCGTGGGACTTGGGGTGCGACGTCGTCATCGGCGTCGATGTCGGGGTGACGCCGGTCGGCTCCGTTCCAACGTCGATCATGGACGTGATCATGCAGAGTCTCGAAATGATGCAGGCACAGGCGTGCAATCAGGTGGAACGCCTCGCGACATTGACGATTACGCCACCTGTCTCAAAGATCGGCACGGCGCAGTTTACGCGCGCGCCGGAGGCGATCGAGCTCGGTTATGCGGCGACGGTCGAACGCTTGTCGGAAATTCAGGCATTGCTGCAAGGGGATGACGAACCCGCGTTGCCCAATGCGACGCGTCTGCGGGAATGA
- a CDS encoding DUF177 domain-containing protein, producing MQLNIKSIKREGHVEFDHKEPLPRIAAEVIDIKEIDPIRVTGTATWADPILLVEGKIETTVHYICSRCLTVFERPLSTRLSRAYSVDAGQVEEDIPLVSGESLDLTPDIEEAVFLSLDERPLCQDDCKGLCPECGRNRNEEACSCDTRPIDPRLAALKDLLSDGDSE from the coding sequence ATGCAACTGAACATCAAGAGCATCAAGCGCGAAGGGCATGTCGAATTCGATCACAAGGAGCCGCTCCCGCGCATTGCGGCGGAAGTCATCGATATCAAGGAAATCGACCCGATTCGCGTGACGGGGACAGCGACGTGGGCGGATCCGATTCTGTTGGTCGAAGGGAAGATTGAAACAACCGTGCACTACATCTGCAGTCGGTGTTTGACCGTGTTCGAGCGCCCGCTCTCCACGCGCTTGTCGAGGGCGTATTCCGTTGATGCCGGGCAGGTCGAAGAAGACATCCCCCTGGTGTCAGGGGAGTCTCTAGATTTGACGCCGGACATCGAGGAGGCCGTGTTCTTGAGCCTTGACGAGCGGCCGCTCTGTCAGGATGACTGCAAGGGGCTCTGTCCGGAGTGTGGCCGGAATCGCAATGAAGAAGCATGTTCCTGCGATACTCGTCCAATTGATCCGCGTTTAGCTGCATTAAAAGACTTGCTTTCAGACGGTGACTCGGAGTAA
- the rsmD gene encoding 16S rRNA (guanine(966)-N(2))-methyltransferase RsmD encodes MRVIAGEWKGHALQAPKGRDTRPTTDRVKESMFNLLPHRLDGVVVDLFAGSGALGIEALSRGASKAVFVDADRRAAGVVRENLTKLHAGDRGVVWIADWRKAVSRLADECREVDWVFLDPPYAQGLWSQVVAALADCVRVHGGIVCETPKQHLLPTDMSGFVQVKYKVYGDIAVSIYEPAVEEL; translated from the coding sequence ATGCGAGTCATTGCAGGAGAGTGGAAAGGACACGCGCTCCAAGCACCGAAAGGGCGCGATACGAGACCGACGACGGACAGGGTGAAAGAATCGATGTTCAACCTGCTTCCGCACCGCTTGGACGGTGTGGTCGTCGATTTATTCGCTGGCTCGGGGGCGCTCGGAATCGAGGCGCTGAGCCGGGGGGCCAGCAAGGCGGTGTTCGTCGATGCAGACAGGCGGGCGGCTGGCGTCGTCCGCGAAAATCTGACCAAGCTGCACGCCGGCGACCGCGGCGTCGTCTGGATAGCTGATTGGCGCAAGGCGGTTTCGCGGCTCGCCGACGAGTGTCGGGAGGTCGATTGGGTCTTTCTCGATCCGCCCTATGCACAAGGCCTGTGGTCGCAAGTGGTGGCGGCCTTGGCGGACTGTGTTCGCGTTCATGGCGGCATCGTTTGCGAAACGCCGAAACAACATCTGCTGCCGACAGACATGAGCGGATTTGTTCAAGTAAAATATAAGGTGTACGGCGACATCGCCGTAAGCATCTACGAGCCCGCGGTCGAGGAACTGTGA
- the rpmF gene encoding 50S ribosomal protein L32 translates to MAVQQHRSSKTRKRLRRTHFKLEKPTLGTCPQCGEYKLPHHACKNCGTYKGRTVIAVK, encoded by the coding sequence ATGGCAGTACAACAACATCGTAGTTCTAAAACGAGAAAACGTCTACGTCGAACGCATTTTAAACTTGAAAAGCCAACTTTGGGGACCTGCCCACAGTGTGGAGAATACAAGCTCCCGCACCACGCGTGCAAAAACTGCGGTACCTACAAGGGACGAACAGTGATTGCAGTCAAGTAA
- a CDS encoding CBS domain-containing protein, which produces MFIRNCLTPLGELTSIHPNETIASALKKMSKHLSLPCVGDADRFVGIVSKRSIFEAFEAVSENTSFLEFAQQSIAPCVIHDVPRLTFEDHFEDTIEIIIRIPFVPIVQDGKFLGIVKRSDVQSALAVAFATNMEADRLLLGVPEVEGAFERMFNTTHRLGLSVVTCVPFDAGENLNRRVLLKVRKSQKLDTLVKDLERAGFLVIQVN; this is translated from the coding sequence GTGTTTATCCGCAACTGTTTAACGCCACTTGGCGAACTTACTTCGATCCATCCGAATGAGACCATCGCATCTGCTCTTAAGAAAATGTCCAAACACCTGAGCTTGCCTTGTGTCGGAGACGCGGACCGATTTGTGGGCATCGTCAGCAAACGCAGTATTTTCGAAGCGTTCGAGGCGGTTTCCGAGAACACATCGTTCCTCGAGTTCGCACAACAATCGATCGCGCCGTGCGTCATTCACGATGTGCCGCGGCTCACGTTCGAAGATCACTTTGAAGATACCATTGAAATTATCATTCGCATTCCCTTCGTTCCCATCGTACAAGACGGCAAATTCCTCGGTATCGTTAAGCGCAGCGACGTTCAGAGCGCCTTGGCTGTCGCCTTTGCGACCAACATGGAGGCGGACAGACTGCTCCTGGGCGTTCCAGAGGTAGAGGGGGCATTCGAGCGGATGTTCAACACGACCCACCGACTCGGCCTGAGCGTCGTCACCTGCGTGCCATTCGATGCAGGTGAGAATCTCAATCGGCGCGTCTTGTTGAAGGTGCGAAAATCGCAAAAGCTGGACACTCTCGTCAAAGACTTAGAGCGTGCAGGGTTTCTCGTGATCCAAGTCAACTGA
- the fabG gene encoding 3-oxoacyl-[acyl-carrier-protein] reductase translates to MEGKVSIVTGASRGIGRAIATLLGANGGRVVVNYQGREDAAKETAQLIEAAGGEAIVERADVSAAEDAKRLVDVAVAAFGRVDILVNNAGIARDGLLMRMKDEDWDDVLNTNLRGAFYMTRQVARPMMKQRDGRIINITSVSGIMGNAGQVNYSSAKAGMIGLTKASAKELAARNITVNAVAPGYITTEMTEVLGDDVTKHMLSAVPLGRPGTPEDVAAVVEFLASNAAQYITGQVLNVDGGMVM, encoded by the coding sequence TTGGAAGGCAAAGTATCTATTGTTACGGGCGCCTCGCGAGGGATTGGCCGCGCCATCGCCACACTGCTCGGCGCAAATGGTGGGCGCGTTGTTGTCAACTACCAGGGGCGCGAGGATGCGGCGAAAGAAACCGCGCAGCTCATCGAAGCTGCAGGTGGCGAAGCTATCGTCGAGCGGGCTGACGTAAGTGCCGCCGAGGATGCCAAGCGACTCGTGGACGTGGCAGTGGCTGCGTTCGGGCGCGTCGATATCCTGGTTAACAACGCCGGTATTGCTCGGGATGGCCTGCTGATGAGAATGAAGGACGAAGATTGGGATGACGTCCTCAATACCAACTTGCGCGGTGCGTTTTATATGACGCGGCAAGTGGCTCGCCCGATGATGAAACAACGGGATGGGCGCATCATCAACATCACGTCTGTCTCCGGTATCATGGGGAACGCAGGCCAAGTGAACTACTCATCGGCGAAGGCCGGTATGATTGGGTTGACGAAGGCTTCTGCAAAGGAGCTCGCCGCGCGCAACATCACGGTCAACGCCGTCGCTCCCGGGTACATCACGACGGAGATGACGGAGGTGCTTGGCGACGACGTGACCAAGCACATGTTGAGTGCAGTGCCGCTTGGTCGACCAGGAACGCCCGAGGACGTCGCGGCGGTTGTTGAGTTTCTCGCATCCAATGCCGCACAATATATCACGGGCCAAGTCTTGAATGTCGACGGCGGCATGGTCATGTAG
- the fabF gene encoding beta-ketoacyl-ACP synthase II encodes MTRRVVVTGLGVVTPVGNDVPTFWANLLAGKSGIREIDRFDTTDYPTKIAGLVDDFQPERYIDKKEIRHMDLFTQYAVCAAHEAMEHSGLEITDQNRDRIGVYIGSGIGGIGTTLSNYRILLERGPKRVSPFLVPMMISDMATGQVSIDFGLRGPNSAPVSACATGSHAIGDAFKLIQRGAADAMVAGGAEAAVVDIALAGFSNMKALSNRNDDPTRASRPFEKDRDGFVMGEGAGILILEELEFAQRRGATILGEIVGYGMSGDAYHVTAPAPDGNGAVRVMTAALEDAGIDPTAIDYINAHGTSTEFNDRIETLAVKQVFGDHAYKLAMSSIKSMTGHLLGAAGGVEGVACVLTLKDGIIPPTTNYDTPDPQCDLDYVPNVARKSDVEYVMSNSFGFGGHNASLIFKKY; translated from the coding sequence GTGACACGAAGAGTAGTTGTGACAGGTCTCGGTGTCGTGACGCCCGTCGGGAATGATGTGCCTACCTTTTGGGCAAATCTACTCGCCGGTAAGTCAGGCATTCGCGAGATCGATCGCTTTGATACGACGGATTATCCGACGAAGATTGCTGGGCTCGTCGACGATTTTCAACCGGAGCGCTACATCGACAAGAAGGAAATCCGCCATATGGATTTGTTCACGCAGTACGCTGTGTGCGCGGCCCACGAGGCGATGGAGCATTCGGGACTGGAGATTACGGATCAGAACCGGGATCGGATTGGGGTATACATCGGTTCTGGTATCGGCGGTATTGGAACGACGCTGAGCAACTATCGCATCTTGCTCGAGCGCGGGCCGAAACGTGTGAGTCCGTTCCTGGTGCCGATGATGATCAGCGACATGGCGACTGGACAAGTCTCCATCGATTTCGGCTTGCGCGGTCCGAACAGTGCCCCTGTTTCAGCATGTGCGACAGGCTCCCACGCGATTGGCGATGCGTTTAAGTTGATTCAGCGTGGTGCCGCGGACGCGATGGTTGCCGGTGGTGCCGAAGCGGCAGTCGTCGATATTGCACTTGCGGGCTTCAGCAATATGAAGGCCTTGTCGAATCGCAACGATGACCCGACGCGCGCGAGTCGACCCTTCGAAAAAGACCGTGACGGATTCGTCATGGGCGAAGGTGCTGGCATCTTGATTCTCGAAGAGCTCGAGTTTGCACAGCGGCGGGGTGCGACTATCCTCGGGGAAATTGTCGGTTACGGCATGTCCGGGGATGCTTACCACGTGACGGCACCGGCGCCAGACGGCAACGGTGCGGTGCGCGTCATGACGGCTGCGCTGGAAGACGCGGGTATTGATCCGACGGCCATCGATTATATTAATGCACATGGAACGTCGACCGAGTTTAACGACCGCATCGAAACACTGGCGGTTAAGCAGGTGTTTGGTGATCACGCCTACAAGTTGGCAATGAGTTCTATCAAGTCGATGACAGGTCACCTGTTGGGAGCTGCTGGCGGCGTCGAAGGCGTAGCCTGTGTATTGACGCTCAAGGACGGAATCATTCCTCCGACGACGAATTATGACACACCAGATCCGCAATGCGATTTGGATTATGTGCCGAACGTGGCTCGCAAGAGTGACGTGGAGTACGTGATGTCGAATTCATTTGGATTTGGTGGGCATAATGCTTCGTTGATTTTCAAGAAGTACTAA
- the fabD gene encoding ACP S-malonyltransferase, translating to MKTGIVFPGQGSQYVGMGAALIREYSVARETFAEADERLGFGLTKLCLEGPEDELRLTYYTQPALLTASIAFYRVLGQRVPLTPIVAAGHSLGEYSALVAAGALSFGDAVYLVHRRGQLMDEAVPAGQGAMAAVLGLDEEPLALVCKEVMDATGEIVELANLNCPGQIAISGTVAGVAQASDLAKQRGAKRAIPLTVSGPFHCSLMRPAAEAFGALLDETTIADAKIPVVANVDAKLNQDAAAIRDALKRQLYSPVRWTDDVLTMQRMGVERILELGPGTVLSGLIRKIDRGIPTAHVEDETTLAEVVELLSN from the coding sequence ATGAAAACGGGTATCGTCTTTCCTGGACAGGGTTCGCAATACGTGGGGATGGGCGCGGCGCTGATTCGCGAGTACAGCGTCGCGCGCGAGACGTTCGCGGAAGCGGATGAGCGTCTCGGCTTCGGCCTCACGAAACTATGTCTAGAAGGGCCAGAGGACGAACTTCGTCTGACGTACTACACCCAACCGGCACTTTTGACGGCGAGCATCGCGTTTTACCGCGTGCTTGGGCAGCGAGTTCCGTTGACGCCAATCGTTGCGGCTGGGCACAGCCTTGGGGAATATAGCGCGCTGGTTGCCGCTGGCGCGCTGTCCTTTGGCGATGCAGTGTACTTAGTACATAGGCGGGGGCAGTTGATGGACGAGGCCGTTCCGGCTGGACAAGGGGCTATGGCGGCAGTGCTCGGCCTCGACGAAGAACCGCTGGCACTGGTGTGTAAAGAAGTGATGGATGCAACTGGAGAGATCGTCGAATTGGCGAACCTGAACTGTCCGGGTCAAATTGCCATTTCGGGTACCGTTGCTGGCGTGGCGCAGGCGTCCGATCTCGCCAAACAACGCGGTGCGAAGCGGGCTATTCCGCTCACGGTGAGCGGACCGTTCCACTGTAGTTTGATGCGTCCGGCAGCTGAGGCGTTTGGCGCATTGCTCGATGAGACGACAATCGCAGACGCGAAGATTCCGGTCGTCGCAAATGTGGACGCAAAGCTGAATCAGGACGCTGCGGCCATTCGCGATGCGCTAAAGCGCCAACTGTATTCCCCTGTTCGCTGGACGGATGACGTCTTGACGATGCAGCGCATGGGTGTCGAGCGCATTTTGGAGCTTGGCCCTGGAACTGTCTTGTCGGGCCTGATCCGCAAAATCGACAGAGGGATTCCGACTGCGCACGTGGAAGATGAAACTACACTCGCAGAAGTGGTGGAACTGCTCAGCAATTAG
- the coaD gene encoding pantetheine-phosphate adenylyltransferase has product MRRAMYPGTFDPITNGHLDILRHVTGLFDEVIVGILHNPSKSPLFTVDERVRFVLDATKRYPNVRVDSFSGLLVDYCRANSIPYIVRGIRNPADLQVEMQMAQMNESIYPDIHTLFIPTSPTYSFVSSSLVKDVAMHGGSVGDFVTDVVREALADRLARRG; this is encoded by the coding sequence ATGCGTCGCGCGATGTATCCTGGAACGTTTGACCCAATCACGAACGGCCATTTAGATATCTTGCGCCATGTCACAGGGCTGTTTGACGAAGTGATCGTAGGGATCTTACATAACCCGTCCAAAAGTCCCTTGTTTACAGTCGACGAACGGGTTCGCTTTGTGCTGGATGCGACGAAGCGGTACCCGAATGTGCGGGTGGACTCGTTTTCTGGTCTGCTCGTCGATTACTGTCGCGCCAACTCGATTCCGTACATCGTTCGGGGGATACGCAACCCGGCAGATCTACAAGTGGAAATGCAGATGGCGCAGATGAATGAGTCAATCTACCCGGACATTCATACTCTCTTTATACCTACGTCTCCAACATACTCGTTTGTGAGTTCTTCCCTGGTCAAGGATGTCGCCATGCACGGTGGTTCCGTCGGGGATTTTGTGACAGACGTGGTTCGTGAAGCGCTGGCCGACCGCTTGGCTCGGCGCGGATGA
- the fapR gene encoding transcription factor FapR, translating into MLKKSERRYALVALLEQNPFATDEQLAERFGVSVATIRLDRSALHIPEARERIRRVASDRQDDLRSLDEQELIGRLIKLELNRYAESDLTIQPVHVFRRTGIVRGHILFAQINSLATALMDADVALTAKAELRFSRPVHLGDNVRARVDVIGEHGDVVRCRAVSQVNSEIAVQGIVWVQKDPTDLGAELMDEGEAR; encoded by the coding sequence ATTCTGAAGAAGTCTGAACGCCGCTATGCCTTGGTTGCTTTGTTGGAGCAAAATCCGTTTGCTACGGATGAACAACTAGCGGAGCGGTTTGGCGTCAGTGTGGCGACCATCCGACTCGACCGCAGCGCGCTGCACATCCCAGAAGCACGAGAGCGGATTCGTCGCGTCGCGTCAGACCGTCAGGATGATTTGCGCTCATTGGACGAACAAGAGTTGATTGGGCGTCTAATCAAATTGGAACTCAATCGATATGCCGAGTCCGATCTGACGATTCAACCCGTGCATGTCTTTCGCAGAACGGGGATCGTTCGCGGACACATTTTGTTTGCGCAGATAAATTCCTTGGCTACAGCACTGATGGACGCAGACGTGGCACTCACGGCCAAGGCGGAACTTCGGTTTTCACGACCAGTTCACCTTGGAGACAACGTGCGGGCTCGCGTGGACGTCATTGGGGAACACGGAGACGTGGTCCGGTGTCGAGCAGTAAGCCAGGTAAATTCGGAAATAGCCGTGCAGGGCATCGTCTGGGTACAAAAAGATCCGACGGACCTTGGAGCGGAATTAATGGATGAGGGGGAAGCTCGGTGA
- a CDS encoding ketoacyl-ACP synthase III, whose translation MTGRVRAGILGTGSALPNRVLTNADLEQMVETNNEWIVTRTGIEERRIAEPGEATSDYVAAACQRALEMSGVAPSDVDMLICATVTPDHAFPSTGNLVQERLGLTKASAFDLSAACSGFLYALSLGTSMIEAGRAKYVLVSAGDILSRIVDYTDRTTCVLFGDGAGAVLLGPAEGDSGVMSFAIHSDGSGKDTLYLKAGGSRYPATQETVAKGDHYLKMAGRDTFKFAVQAMVSATEEVLEQAGLQPEDVALYVPHQANLRIIDAARRRFHIPDERVALTLNKYGNTSGSSIPIALDEFYRAGRVKKGDVVLCVGFGAGLTWGAAAFRL comes from the coding sequence ATGACAGGGCGCGTACGGGCGGGGATCCTCGGGACAGGGTCTGCACTACCCAACCGGGTATTGACCAATGCCGATTTGGAGCAGATGGTGGAGACCAATAACGAGTGGATTGTTACACGTACTGGAATTGAGGAACGGAGGATCGCAGAACCGGGCGAAGCGACATCCGACTATGTAGCTGCCGCATGTCAGCGAGCGCTGGAAATGAGCGGTGTTGCACCAAGCGATGTCGACATGCTCATCTGTGCGACGGTCACACCGGATCACGCGTTTCCATCGACCGGCAACCTCGTTCAAGAACGCCTAGGTCTGACGAAGGCAAGTGCATTCGATTTGAGTGCAGCTTGTAGTGGTTTTCTTTACGCTCTGTCACTGGGGACGTCGATGATTGAAGCGGGGCGCGCGAAGTATGTACTCGTGTCCGCTGGCGATATTCTGTCGCGCATCGTCGACTACACCGACCGCACGACGTGCGTGCTGTTCGGTGACGGCGCTGGCGCGGTGCTGCTCGGTCCTGCAGAAGGAGACAGCGGTGTGATGTCGTTTGCGATTCACTCCGACGGCAGCGGTAAAGATACCCTCTATCTCAAGGCGGGTGGATCGCGTTACCCTGCCACGCAGGAAACCGTGGCGAAGGGCGATCACTATCTCAAGATGGCTGGGCGCGATACGTTTAAGTTCGCGGTCCAAGCGATGGTCAGCGCTACAGAAGAGGTGCTGGAACAAGCCGGGCTGCAACCGGAAGACGTGGCCCTCTACGTTCCGCATCAGGCGAACTTGAGAATTATCGACGCCGCAAGACGTCGTTTCCATATTCCGGATGAACGAGTGGCGCTCACGCTGAACAAGTACGGAAACACGTCCGGTTCATCGATTCCGATCGCGCTCGACGAATTCTATCGAGCCGGTCGCGTGAAAAAGGGCGACGTTGTGCTGTGCGTGGGGTTTGGCGCAGGACTTACTTGGGGCGCCGCCGCATTTCGTTTGTAG
- the plsX gene encoding phosphate acyltransferase PlsX, with amino-acid sequence MTMAVDAMGGDYAPVAPVEAVCQAAKLFSDTQFVLIGDETQLRAAAKGNIPNNVTLRHTDVVIAADDEPVRAVRRKAESSLVMAAKMVADGEADVMVSAGNTGAIMAAGMLVMGRLPSVDRPALAPVLPTFDGRGVLLLDAGATMDASPENLLTYAYMATEYAKHVLDIDNPRVGLLNVGTEDTKGNAIAKATFPLLAQSRLNFVGNVESREMMAGSVADVVVCDGFVGNVVLKLAEGIGLGLFSGIKDALTSSFMARVAASIIQGKFREFRNRYDWAEYGGAPFLGVAGGLIKAHGSSNPRAWYMALSQARKFVANDVLSKLSSAMEDRQE; translated from the coding sequence ATCACGATGGCCGTAGATGCGATGGGTGGAGATTATGCGCCTGTCGCGCCGGTAGAAGCTGTTTGCCAAGCTGCAAAGTTGTTTTCGGATACACAGTTTGTGTTGATCGGGGACGAAACACAGTTGAGGGCGGCGGCAAAGGGGAACATTCCAAACAACGTGACGCTGAGGCATACCGATGTGGTCATTGCTGCGGACGACGAACCCGTTCGGGCGGTTCGTCGCAAAGCGGAATCATCGCTCGTCATGGCAGCTAAGATGGTGGCTGACGGGGAAGCAGACGTGATGGTGTCCGCTGGGAACACGGGCGCAATTATGGCCGCTGGCATGCTTGTCATGGGTCGATTGCCCAGTGTGGATAGGCCGGCCTTAGCGCCGGTGCTGCCGACGTTTGACGGCAGGGGCGTGCTCCTTCTCGACGCTGGTGCGACGATGGATGCGAGCCCCGAGAATTTGTTGACCTACGCCTATATGGCGACAGAGTATGCGAAGCACGTTCTGGATATCGATAACCCGCGAGTGGGACTTTTGAATGTCGGGACGGAGGACACAAAGGGAAATGCTATCGCGAAGGCGACATTCCCTCTTCTCGCGCAATCACGTCTCAACTTCGTTGGGAATGTAGAATCTCGGGAGATGATGGCCGGTTCGGTCGCGGACGTCGTCGTGTGCGACGGCTTTGTCGGCAATGTCGTGCTGAAGCTGGCCGAGGGAATCGGTCTGGGACTGTTCAGTGGCATTAAAGACGCACTGACGTCGAGCTTTATGGCCCGGGTGGCTGCTAGCATCATTCAGGGCAAGTTTCGCGAGTTTCGCAATCGTTACGACTGGGCTGAATACGGAGGAGCGCCGTTTCTAGGCGTCGCTGGCGGACTCATCAAGGCGCATGGCAGCAGTAATCCACGCGCTTGGTATATGGCTTTGTCGCAAGCAAGAAAATTTGTTGCAAACGACGTGTTGTCGAAATTATCATCTGCGATGGAAGATCGTCAGGAATGA
- a CDS encoding amidase gives MPVQTFPDSLETALQMLAAQQWTAQELTNHCLERIHSLNPELNAFLTISDAYAQQRARAVDLLATSFPEALGPLAGAPISIKDLIHTSFAATTYGSQIYRDYRPTLNASVVERLERAHAIIVGKTHLHEFAYGITNENAHYGPARNPVDTKRMTGGSSGGSAASVRASLALASIGTDTGGSIRIPASLTGIVGYKPTHGLVPVDGVLPLASTLDHVGPLTRTVRDAALLTDILALTHGTGASLRSALDEIEEKPLRIGIPGRLIERFATDPVSEHFAKLISFLEERQLVVWKRQLGFDADEIALHQGNIQGAEAFTVHQTRLQEHGDLYGEDVFERLQTSSKISAQDYIRSLAFREAFQREIDSWFADIDIILLPTTPVVAPELGTEFVEVRGEASHIRPLMTRFTNPWNLSGVPAISIPGGLADGLPFGLQLVGQFGQDAGLLRIAAQLEQALAGWNEAANARL, from the coding sequence ATGCCCGTACAGACGTTCCCCGATTCACTGGAGACCGCCCTGCAAATGCTCGCGGCTCAGCAGTGGACTGCGCAGGAACTGACGAATCATTGCCTCGAGCGCATCCATTCGCTCAACCCCGAGCTAAATGCGTTCCTGACAATCAGCGACGCGTATGCCCAACAGCGAGCGCGCGCAGTCGACCTGTTGGCCACATCGTTCCCCGAGGCGCTCGGCCCGCTAGCGGGAGCCCCCATCTCCATCAAGGATCTGATCCACACGTCGTTTGCAGCAACCACTTACGGCAGTCAGATCTACCGGGACTACCGTCCAACCCTGAACGCTAGCGTCGTCGAGCGGCTCGAACGAGCGCACGCCATCATCGTCGGGAAGACCCACCTCCACGAATTCGCCTACGGCATCACGAACGAGAACGCCCATTATGGTCCCGCGCGAAATCCGGTGGACACTAAGCGGATGACGGGCGGATCGAGTGGCGGAAGCGCAGCATCCGTTCGAGCCTCGCTCGCACTCGCCAGCATCGGCACGGATACTGGTGGAAGCATCCGCATTCCCGCCTCCTTGACCGGCATCGTAGGCTACAAGCCGACGCATGGCCTCGTGCCAGTCGACGGCGTGTTGCCACTCGCCTCCACACTCGATCACGTCGGCCCCCTCACCCGCACCGTGCGCGACGCCGCACTCCTGACGGACATCCTCGCACTCACGCACGGGACTGGTGCCTCGCTGCGAAGCGCACTCGACGAGATCGAAGAGAAGCCGCTTCGCATCGGCATCCCCGGCCGTCTCATCGAGCGATTTGCGACCGACCCTGTCAGCGAACACTTTGCAAAACTGATATCGTTTTTGGAGGAACGTCAGCTCGTCGTCTGGAAGCGCCAACTCGGCTTTGACGCAGACGAAATCGCGTTGCACCAGGGCAATATCCAGGGGGCCGAAGCGTTCACGGTCCATCAGACGCGATTGCAAGAACACGGTGACCTATATGGCGAAGACGTGTTCGAACGGCTGCAAACGTCCAGCAAAATATCGGCCCAGGACTACATCCGCAGCCTCGCCTTTCGCGAGGCATTCCAGCGCGAGATCGATAGCTGGTTCGCCGATATCGACATCATTTTGCTGCCGACAACCCCAGTCGTCGCACCCGAACTCGGAACGGAATTTGTCGAAGTGCGCGGCGAAGCGAGCCATATTCGTCCTTTGATGACGCGGTTTACGAATCCATGGAACCTGTCTGGGGTGCCTGCCATCTCAATTCCAGGCGGCCTTGCCGACGGTCTCCCGTTCGGTCTGCAATTGGTAGGGCAATTCGGTCAGGACGCTGGATTGCTGCGGATTGCGGCGCAACTCGAACAGGCCCTCGCTGGCTGGAACGAAGCTGCGAACGCTCGCCTCTAG
- the acpP gene encoding acyl carrier protein: MANDTFERVKKIVVDRLSVDADKISMEATFKDDLGADSLDIVELIMELEDEFDLEISDEDAEKISTVGDVVTYISAHQG; encoded by the coding sequence ATGGCAAACGATACGTTTGAACGAGTTAAGAAAATCGTGGTCGACCGCTTGAGCGTCGATGCTGATAAGATTTCGATGGAAGCCACCTTTAAGGATGATCTTGGGGCGGATTCGTTGGACATCGTCGAGCTGATTATGGAATTAGAGGACGAGTTCGACTTGGAAATCTCTGACGAGGATGCTGAGAAAATCAGCACCGTAGGTGATGTAGTTACATACATCAGCGCTCACCAGGGGTAA